From Halobacillus sp. Marseille-Q1614, the proteins below share one genomic window:
- a CDS encoding LacI family DNA-binding transcriptional regulator, translating to MSVTIKDVAKQANVAPSTVSRVISDSPRISEDTKKRVRKVMEEMGYHLNINGRVLVRQSTQTIGIVMKDSATHSFENPFFSEILKGISGSCHAKDYSINLTTGESQEAIFQDVIKMVQGKRVDGIIVLYSREDDPVVPYLMERNFPFVVVGKPLFGANKHMYVDNDNVEASREATNHLINLGHRRLGFIGGDLKFEVAKDRLTGFKQAAKDNGIKKADQFILSMDLNNPITNGKKIVSELMALPNRPTALLVTDDYNGLTVISAFQEHNLKVPDDVSIIGFNNTMIAKLANPPLTTVDTNPYQLGFQSSNSLIDILRDPSALKRGVIIPTTIVERESCKAVKIVQ from the coding sequence TTGTCAGTCACTATCAAAGATGTTGCAAAACAAGCAAATGTGGCTCCATCCACTGTCTCCCGAGTAATATCTGACAGCCCAAGAATCAGCGAAGACACCAAGAAAAGAGTACGGAAAGTCATGGAAGAAATGGGCTACCATTTAAACATTAATGGCCGCGTTCTCGTCCGACAGTCTACGCAAACAATTGGGATTGTGATGAAGGACTCAGCAACTCATTCATTTGAGAACCCGTTCTTCTCCGAAATTCTAAAGGGGATAAGTGGTTCATGTCATGCAAAGGATTACAGTATTAATTTAACAACGGGTGAATCGCAGGAAGCGATCTTCCAGGATGTCATTAAAATGGTTCAAGGCAAACGCGTAGATGGAATTATTGTCTTGTATTCAAGGGAAGACGATCCAGTTGTTCCTTATTTAATGGAACGTAACTTTCCTTTTGTAGTAGTAGGTAAGCCGTTATTTGGAGCAAATAAACATATGTACGTCGATAACGACAATGTAGAGGCCAGTCGAGAAGCAACCAATCACCTTATTAACCTGGGGCATAGAAGACTTGGCTTTATCGGCGGCGATTTGAAATTTGAGGTTGCAAAAGATCGGCTTACGGGATTTAAACAGGCTGCCAAAGATAATGGAATCAAGAAAGCAGATCAATTTATTCTCAGCATGGATTTAAATAATCCTATAACAAATGGCAAGAAGATTGTCAGTGAGCTGATGGCGCTTCCCAATCGGCCTACTGCATTACTCGTAACAGATGACTATAACGGATTAACAGTAATATCCGCCTTTCAGGAGCACAATTTAAAAGTGCCCGATGATGTAAGCATTATCGGGTTTAACAATACAATGATTGCTAAGCTGGCCAATCCGCCTTTAACAACAGTAGATACAAATCCATACCAGCTGGGCTTCCAATCATCCAATAGTTTAATAGATATTTTACGTGATCCTTCGGCTTTAAAAAGAGGTGTAATTATTCCTACTACTATTGTGGAAAGGGAATCTTGCAAAGCTGTCAAAATTGTTCAATAA
- a CDS encoding ThuA domain-containing protein, producing MNITVWNEFRHEKEDQVVADIYPEGIHGAIAGFLEEEDHIVRTATLDEEEHGLTDEVLNNTDVLVWWGHKAHEEVKEEIAEKVKQRVLDGMGLVVLHSAHFSKVFKKLMGTGCDLKWREADDKERIWVVDPTHPISEGLGEYIDIEKEEMYGEHFDIPTPDELVFVSWFEGGEVFRSGATFKRGRGKIFYFRPGHETYPTYYHKDVQKVIQNGVKWAYNGGTPKHVYGNAKPLEKISEK from the coding sequence ATGAACATAACAGTATGGAATGAATTTAGACATGAAAAAGAAGATCAAGTGGTAGCAGATATTTATCCGGAAGGTATTCACGGCGCAATTGCCGGGTTTCTTGAAGAAGAAGATCATATCGTACGCACAGCTACGTTAGATGAGGAAGAGCACGGTTTAACGGATGAAGTACTAAATAATACGGATGTTCTCGTATGGTGGGGCCACAAAGCTCACGAGGAAGTCAAAGAAGAGATTGCTGAGAAAGTAAAACAGCGTGTACTTGATGGAATGGGGCTTGTCGTCCTTCACTCTGCTCATTTCTCTAAAGTATTTAAGAAGCTAATGGGAACGGGATGCGACTTGAAATGGCGTGAAGCTGATGATAAAGAACGTATCTGGGTAGTAGACCCAACTCACCCGATTTCCGAAGGTCTTGGAGAGTATATTGATATTGAGAAGGAAGAAATGTACGGAGAGCATTTCGATATTCCAACACCTGACGAGCTCGTATTTGTCAGCTGGTTTGAAGGCGGAGAAGTGTTTAGAAGCGGAGCGACGTTCAAGCGCGGCCGTGGGAAGATTTTCTACTTCCGTCCAGGACATGAAACTTATCCAACCTACTATCACAAAGACGTACAAAAAGTTATCCAAAACGGCGTAAAATGGGCGTACAACGGCGGTACTCCTAAACATGTATATGGAAATGCTAAACCTCTGGAAAAAATTTCAGAAAAATAA
- the gnd gene encoding phosphogluconate dehydrogenase (NAD(+)-dependent, decarboxylating), whose translation MKIGMVGLGKMGFNLTLNLLDHQHEVAGFDKDVTIKEKISNENFSFADSLENLIRELPKPRVVWLMVPAGDITESTISELTKHLEPGDMIIDGGNSNYKDTLRRSESLEEQGIYFFDCGTSGGTDGAREGACTMIGGHPDKFNHIEPIFEDVCIENGYLYTGKTGSGHFLKMVHNGIEYGMMQAIGEGFDILHKSEFDYDYEQVARVWNHGSVVRSWLMELMEQAFSKDAKLEDLRGIMDSSGEGKWTVETALDLQTSAPIIALSLMMRYRSQENDTFSGKVVAALRNEFGGHAVVKN comes from the coding sequence ATGAAAATTGGTATGGTTGGCCTGGGAAAGATGGGCTTTAACTTAACCTTGAACTTACTTGACCATCAACATGAGGTGGCGGGTTTTGATAAGGACGTTACGATAAAGGAAAAAATTTCGAACGAAAATTTTTCCTTTGCCGATTCATTAGAAAACCTCATCCGAGAGCTGCCAAAACCTAGAGTCGTTTGGCTGATGGTACCAGCGGGAGATATAACTGAAAGTACAATTTCTGAACTAACGAAACATCTCGAACCTGGCGACATGATAATCGATGGCGGAAATTCCAATTACAAAGACACTCTTCGTCGTTCAGAAAGCCTTGAAGAACAGGGAATTTATTTCTTTGATTGCGGAACAAGCGGCGGAACTGATGGAGCTCGTGAAGGTGCCTGTACTATGATTGGCGGTCATCCTGATAAATTTAACCATATTGAACCCATTTTTGAAGACGTTTGCATAGAAAATGGTTACCTTTATACAGGCAAAACAGGAAGCGGTCATTTTCTGAAAATGGTTCATAACGGAATCGAGTATGGCATGATGCAGGCGATTGGCGAAGGTTTTGACATCCTACATAAGAGTGAATTCGATTATGACTATGAGCAAGTTGCCCGGGTATGGAACCACGGATCAGTTGTCCGCTCCTGGCTGATGGAACTGATGGAACAGGCGTTTTCCAAAGATGCCAAATTGGAAGATCTTCGAGGAATTATGGATTCCTCAGGTGAAGGAAAGTGGACGGTGGAAACAGCGCTTGATCTGCAGACCTCTGCTCCTATTATCGCCCTCTCTTTAATGATGAGGTATCGTTCCCAGGAAAATGACACTTTTTCTGGAAAAGTCGTCGCAGCTTTACGAAACGAGTTCGGAGGACATGCTGTCGTTAAAAATTAA
- a CDS encoding gluconate:H+ symporter has protein sequence MSDVSLIFVAITGIFLLLFLVIRTKLHAFVALLLVSLMVGIAAGMPLGDVIGSMEAGMGGTLGFVAIVVGLGAMFGKLLEISGGAERLAQTLIAKFGEDKAQWALGITGFLVAIPVFFDVGFIILVPIVYGLAKKAGKSVLYYGIPLLAGLAVTHSFIPPTPGPIAVADLVGADLGWVILFGAIAGLPAMILAGPLFGRYIASKINVGVPDYMEGDNEEPKKGYDKELPGFGLIASLILVPLVLILVNTISDVLLPEGNTFRSIATFFGHPFVALTIATLLTFTFLGTKRGYTRQDVQDIATKALEPAGIIILVTGAGGVFKQVLIDSGVGDVLGNIMIESALPPVLLAFVISTAVRLAQGSATVAMVTAAGLISPLIETLGLDGPMLGLLVISIASGATVFSHVNDSGFWLVNRYFGLDVKDTLKSWTVMETIIGFVGFAVVFVISLFIA, from the coding sequence ATGTCAGATGTATCGTTAATTTTTGTAGCCATAACTGGTATATTTCTATTGTTATTTTTAGTAATTCGAACAAAACTCCATGCCTTTGTTGCCCTATTGCTTGTAAGTTTAATGGTAGGTATCGCCGCAGGAATGCCCCTTGGTGATGTTATTGGTTCCATGGAAGCCGGTATGGGAGGAACTCTTGGGTTCGTTGCCATTGTTGTTGGTTTAGGTGCGATGTTTGGGAAACTCCTTGAAATTTCAGGAGGAGCGGAAAGACTGGCTCAAACACTAATTGCGAAGTTTGGGGAAGATAAAGCTCAATGGGCACTGGGAATTACCGGTTTCCTTGTAGCTATCCCTGTATTTTTCGACGTAGGTTTTATCATCCTTGTACCAATTGTTTACGGTTTGGCAAAAAAAGCAGGAAAGTCTGTTTTATACTATGGGATTCCATTATTAGCTGGTTTGGCTGTTACCCACAGTTTCATCCCTCCTACGCCAGGGCCGATTGCTGTTGCTGATTTAGTCGGTGCCGATCTTGGCTGGGTTATCCTATTCGGTGCCATTGCCGGTTTACCTGCAATGATTCTAGCAGGCCCTCTTTTTGGACGATACATTGCTTCAAAAATCAATGTAGGCGTTCCTGATTATATGGAAGGTGACAATGAAGAACCGAAAAAAGGGTATGACAAAGAACTGCCCGGGTTTGGCCTGATCGCCAGCTTAATTCTAGTTCCATTAGTGTTGATTCTTGTGAACACGATTTCAGATGTATTACTCCCAGAAGGAAATACTTTTAGAAGCATCGCTACGTTTTTCGGCCATCCGTTTGTGGCTTTAACAATTGCGACTTTACTTACCTTCACTTTCCTTGGTACTAAGCGAGGCTATACACGCCAGGATGTTCAGGATATTGCTACGAAAGCATTAGAACCAGCCGGTATTATCATTCTTGTAACCGGGGCCGGTGGTGTATTTAAACAAGTACTAATCGATTCTGGTGTTGGTGATGTATTAGGTAATATTATGATCGAATCCGCTTTACCACCTGTTCTGCTTGCGTTTGTGATTTCAACGGCCGTACGATTGGCCCAAGGTTCTGCAACGGTAGCTATGGTAACAGCAGCCGGATTGATTTCTCCGCTGATTGAAACGTTAGGCCTTGATGGACCTATGCTTGGTTTATTGGTAATCTCTATTGCTTCCGGGGCTACTGTTTTCTCTCACGTTAACGACTCCGGTTTCTGGCTCGTTAACCGCTATTTCGGACTTGATGTAAAAGATACTTTAAAATCCTGGACTGTCATGGAAACCATCATTGGTTTTGTAGGATTTGCAGTTGTATTCGTCATCAGCTTGTTTATAGCGTAA
- a CDS encoding glycosyltransferase: MDKKQPIFFLMNSIDLVRGGLTKASLKQASTFAEMGFEVYMLTFNYNLNYPGIRKELIEMDKIHPKVTILNQYEELDGHINKNPSRKTLKKATLKDLADGGVIDKRKGKNAYRIYQNGMYVKYIDYGEDDHLRFIDYFNENRYRTKREEYDPKGHIKRVSYMDFQKNKPCQIIYYNQKGNAYLSEWVNPNTGELTRINKFDPKTGEVTKKYRDGSVQFKTDWVNQLLKNYKDPVIVSDTRSTDEILAKVDSSLSVKLWRLHSSHVHYPFDQNGEIATKVKTGIENLDNYDGALVLTEQQRQDLIKRFGREDFFHTVPHYHECKQKNGIKKLLTKDDKTDPTTAVVVSRLSTLKRIDHPIKAFKKVAEAVPHAKLEIWGTGTEEEKLKKLIIDLNLEDHVSVKGYTHDPDDVYQRGLFSVLTSKSEGFALSVLESAANRTPVVSYNVRYGPEDLIMHNETGKLVEDKNINALADEMIDLFQNPKRTKEMGERAAAFIQENFNKEIYKEKFLLAIEKAEDNKKAAK; encoded by the coding sequence ATGGACAAAAAACAGCCTATTTTCTTTCTCATGAACTCTATTGATTTAGTACGCGGCGGTTTAACAAAAGCTTCTTTAAAGCAGGCTTCTACGTTTGCTGAAATGGGCTTTGAAGTTTATATGCTGACGTTTAACTATAACCTCAACTACCCTGGTATCCGTAAAGAACTGATTGAAATGGACAAGATCCATCCGAAGGTAACGATCCTCAACCAATATGAAGAACTGGACGGCCATATTAACAAAAACCCCAGCCGGAAAACATTGAAGAAGGCTACGCTTAAGGATCTGGCGGATGGAGGAGTGATCGATAAGCGGAAAGGAAAAAATGCTTATCGTATCTATCAAAACGGAATGTATGTGAAATACATTGATTACGGAGAAGATGATCATCTTCGCTTTATCGATTATTTCAATGAAAATAGATACCGGACAAAGCGGGAGGAATACGATCCTAAAGGACACATTAAACGTGTGAGCTACATGGATTTTCAAAAAAACAAACCTTGCCAGATCATCTATTATAATCAAAAAGGCAATGCTTACCTGTCTGAGTGGGTTAACCCTAATACGGGTGAGCTGACACGTATTAATAAATTCGACCCAAAAACCGGTGAAGTGACGAAAAAATATAGAGATGGTTCGGTACAATTTAAAACAGACTGGGTTAACCAGCTGTTAAAAAACTATAAAGATCCAGTGATTGTTTCTGATACAAGAAGCACAGATGAAATTCTAGCTAAAGTTGACAGCAGTCTTTCTGTGAAATTGTGGCGTCTCCACAGCAGCCATGTTCACTATCCATTTGACCAGAATGGTGAAATTGCAACGAAGGTTAAAACAGGGATTGAAAATCTCGATAACTATGACGGAGCCCTTGTTTTAACAGAACAGCAGCGACAGGACTTAATTAAAAGGTTTGGCCGTGAAGACTTCTTTCATACGGTGCCTCATTATCATGAATGCAAACAGAAAAATGGAATTAAAAAGCTGTTGACTAAAGACGATAAAACCGATCCAACTACCGCTGTCGTTGTCAGCAGGTTATCTACTTTAAAGAGAATAGATCATCCGATCAAAGCTTTTAAAAAAGTAGCAGAAGCTGTCCCGCATGCTAAGCTGGAAATCTGGGGAACAGGCACAGAAGAAGAAAAGCTGAAAAAGCTAATAATAGATCTAAATCTCGAGGACCATGTGAGTGTTAAAGGATATACTCATGATCCAGATGATGTTTATCAACGGGGATTGTTTTCTGTTCTTACTTCTAAAAGCGAAGGTTTTGCCCTGTCAGTATTAGAAAGCGCGGCAAACCGGACGCCTGTTGTCAGCTATAATGTCAGGTATGGCCCTGAAGATTTAATCATGCACAATGAAACAGGAAAGCTGGTGGAAGATAAAAACATCAATGCACTAGCTGATGAAATGATTGATCTTTTCCAAAACCCTAAAAGAACCAAGGAGATGGGAGAGAGAGCAGCAGCGTTTATACAAGAAAATTTTAATAAAGAAATCTATAAAGAAAAATTCCTCTTAGCAATAGAAAAGGCGGAGGATAATAAGAAAGCAGCGAAATAA
- a CDS encoding MurR/RpiR family transcriptional regulator, giving the protein MENEAQHGLARIRSHYGRFSDKEKKIADYILDNPEIIIHHTINQVADELSVAESTVFRFCKRIGFKGYQAFKIALAAEIVTPIKDIHEEITDGDSIGTVSEKVFRSNNKTLDSTLQILDGASMEKAVQSILGAKKLEFYGCGGSAAVALDSYHKFIRTGIPVGTQLDSHMQLMSASQLTEEDVAIIISHSGTTKDSLDVLQVLKDRHVKTIAITNFAKSPLTKKADICLYTVSEETDFRSEAFSSRIAQLSIIDALYTNVMIAQQSKGKQAIAQMRKAMALKRL; this is encoded by the coding sequence ATGGAAAATGAAGCCCAGCATGGTTTAGCCAGGATTAGAAGTCATTATGGAAGGTTCAGCGATAAAGAGAAAAAAATTGCCGATTACATTTTGGATAATCCCGAAATCATTATTCATCATACAATCAACCAAGTGGCAGATGAGTTAAGTGTGGCTGAATCTACCGTTTTTCGTTTTTGTAAGAGAATAGGTTTTAAAGGATATCAGGCTTTTAAAATAGCCTTAGCTGCAGAAATCGTAACGCCCATTAAAGACATTCACGAGGAAATTACAGATGGAGACAGTATCGGGACCGTATCTGAGAAGGTATTTCGTTCTAATAACAAAACGCTCGACAGCACGCTGCAGATTCTAGACGGGGCCTCAATGGAGAAAGCGGTCCAGTCAATTCTGGGGGCAAAAAAACTGGAGTTTTACGGTTGCGGCGGGTCCGCAGCCGTAGCATTGGACAGCTACCACAAATTTATCCGGACAGGTATACCTGTAGGGACACAGTTGGATTCCCATATGCAGTTAATGTCTGCTTCCCAGCTGACAGAGGAAGATGTGGCGATTATAATATCCCACTCAGGGACCACAAAGGATTCTTTAGATGTGCTGCAGGTTTTAAAAGACCGTCATGTAAAAACAATTGCAATTACAAACTTCGCTAAATCGCCATTAACGAAGAAGGCTGACATTTGCCTCTATACCGTTTCGGAGGAAACCGACTTTCGTTCAGAAGCATTTTCTTCTAGAATTGCACAGTTGAGTATCATTGATGCTTTATATACGAATGTAATGATAGCCCAGCAGAGTAAAGGAAAACAGGCGATTGCACAGATGAGAAAGGCAATGGCTTTAAAGAGGCTTTAA
- a CDS encoding carbohydrate ABC transporter permease, whose amino-acid sequence MKKNNEKRNLFSIEVLGIILGLLWIAPFYLMIVNAFKTKRDIFSGVLGLPEEWITQNFVEAFIDLEFLKSLFNSVMITVLSVAVIIVFSAMAGYALQRNKSKLSGFMFFVFVAAMLIPFQSVMIPLIALFGQADMLNAGGLIFMYLGFGCSLSIFLYHGAMTGVSKSMDEAAIIDGANRFQLFWFIIFPLLKPISVTVGILNVIWIWNDYLLPSLVLNESNATIPLKMFYFFGQYTKQWHLALAGLTIAIIPVIIGYFFAQKQIIQGVSEGAVK is encoded by the coding sequence ATGAAGAAAAACAATGAAAAAAGAAATTTATTCTCAATCGAAGTGCTGGGGATTATCCTGGGTCTTCTGTGGATTGCCCCGTTTTATCTAATGATCGTTAATGCTTTTAAGACAAAGCGAGATATTTTTTCAGGCGTACTGGGATTGCCTGAAGAGTGGATTACTCAAAACTTCGTAGAAGCTTTTATCGACTTAGAGTTTCTTAAATCTTTGTTTAACTCGGTTATGATTACTGTCTTAAGTGTTGCGGTAATTATCGTCTTCTCAGCGATGGCCGGGTATGCCCTGCAGAGGAATAAAAGTAAGCTGAGCGGATTCATGTTTTTCGTATTTGTAGCTGCGATGCTTATTCCGTTCCAGTCGGTTATGATCCCGCTTATTGCATTGTTTGGCCAGGCGGACATGTTAAACGCCGGTGGATTAATTTTCATGTACTTAGGCTTTGGATGCAGTCTTTCCATTTTCCTATATCATGGGGCGATGACAGGGGTATCTAAATCAATGGATGAAGCTGCGATTATTGATGGAGCTAACCGTTTCCAATTGTTCTGGTTTATCATTTTCCCTCTGCTCAAACCAATCTCTGTAACGGTGGGAATCTTAAATGTTATCTGGATTTGGAATGATTATCTCCTTCCTTCTCTAGTACTAAATGAGTCAAATGCAACGATTCCTTTGAAAATGTTCTATTTCTTCGGACAGTATACGAAGCAATGGCACTTAGCTCTGGCTGGATTAACGATTGCAATCATTCCGGTTATCATCGGCTATTTCTTTGCCCAGAAACAAATCATTCAGGGAGTATCTGAAGGTGCTGTTAAATAA
- a CDS encoding sugar phosphate isomerase/epimerase: MAIPTAVQLYTLRKETEKDFEGTLRKVADLGFAGVEFAGLGSYTASEMKQLLDELGLKAVSSHVPLEQIKNNLTQVIEVQKTLGSEYIVCPYFEPEGEADYIKLIGVLKRAGEMCRLEGITLCYHNHDFELDKLSDGRTALETIFDDVEPADLKAELDIYWLQKAGQDPAAWIDRYQGRTPLIHLKDMTTDEEQFFAELGTGGVDLEAVLTKGEAAGVKWWIVEQDASRLTPLESLEISINYLKKKGIA, from the coding sequence ATGGCCATTCCAACCGCAGTACAGCTATATACGTTAAGAAAAGAAACAGAGAAGGATTTTGAAGGTACGTTAAGAAAAGTAGCAGATTTGGGATTTGCCGGAGTAGAGTTTGCCGGGCTCGGAAGCTATACCGCTTCTGAAATGAAACAGCTTTTAGACGAACTTGGATTAAAGGCCGTATCTAGTCATGTTCCATTAGAGCAAATCAAAAATAACCTCACTCAAGTAATTGAAGTTCAAAAAACTTTGGGCAGTGAGTATATTGTCTGCCCATATTTTGAACCTGAGGGCGAGGCGGATTACATTAAGCTGATCGGTGTTTTGAAACGTGCCGGGGAGATGTGTCGCCTAGAAGGAATCACTCTTTGTTACCACAACCATGATTTTGAATTAGACAAGCTTTCTGATGGAAGGACTGCACTGGAAACTATTTTTGATGATGTAGAGCCAGCAGATTTAAAAGCTGAGTTGGATATCTACTGGCTGCAAAAAGCAGGACAGGATCCCGCAGCTTGGATCGACCGCTACCAGGGACGAACGCCGCTCATCCACTTAAAAGATATGACGACAGATGAAGAGCAGTTTTTTGCCGAACTTGGAACGGGCGGAGTTGATCTCGAGGCTGTATTAACTAAAGGTGAGGCTGCCGGTGTAAAATGGTGGATTGTCGAGCAGGATGCCAGCCGTCTAACCCCTCTTGAGAGTTTAGAAATAAGCATAAATTATTTGAAGAAAAAAGGAATCGCATAA
- a CDS encoding carbohydrate ABC transporter permease, with protein MKNKSFAFWLFMAPVILGLGIVVVIPFIYGFIYSFTDWNGLRAGEFLGLQNYINLFQERGFINAVWFTTKFAVVAVFLLNIFGLALALIVTRNIKSNNLLRTIFFMPNLIGGLILGFIWQFIFISVFGDIANLTGIEGLNGWLSTANTGFWGIVILTCWQMAGYIMIIYIAYLENIPKDLIEAAKIDGASAFQRFKNITFPLVAPAFTISMFLTLSMSFKIYDQNLSLTNGGPANQTEMVAMDIVNTAFSDNDMAYAQAKAVIFFLIVSVVALTQVYYNKKREVEM; from the coding sequence ATGAAAAATAAAAGCTTTGCTTTTTGGCTCTTCATGGCTCCGGTAATTTTAGGTTTAGGTATCGTCGTTGTTATCCCTTTCATCTATGGATTTATTTATTCCTTTACAGATTGGAATGGGCTAAGAGCAGGAGAATTCCTTGGACTGCAGAACTATATTAACCTATTTCAGGAAAGAGGGTTTATCAACGCAGTTTGGTTTACTACCAAATTTGCTGTAGTAGCCGTATTTTTACTTAATATTTTCGGACTGGCACTTGCCTTAATAGTTACTCGTAATATTAAATCAAACAATCTGCTGCGAACTATATTCTTTATGCCGAACTTAATTGGCGGATTGATTCTCGGTTTTATTTGGCAGTTCATTTTTATCAGCGTGTTTGGTGACATCGCAAACCTTACAGGAATTGAAGGCCTTAATGGCTGGTTATCAACTGCCAATACAGGTTTCTGGGGAATCGTCATCTTAACGTGCTGGCAGATGGCAGGCTACATCATGATTATCTATATTGCTTACCTGGAGAATATTCCAAAAGACTTAATCGAGGCCGCTAAGATTGATGGGGCAAGTGCATTTCAGAGATTTAAAAATATCACTTTCCCCTTAGTTGCACCTGCATTCACAATCAGCATGTTCTTAACGCTTTCTATGTCTTTTAAAATTTACGACCAAAACTTGTCCCTTACGAATGGGGGACCGGCCAACCAGACAGAAATGGTGGCAATGGACATCGTAAATACCGCTTTCTCAGATAATGACATGGCATATGCCCAGGCGAAAGCCGTTATTTTCTTCTTGATTGTATCCGTCGTAGCTTTAACCCAAGTGTATTACAACAAGAAGCGGGAGGTTGAGATGTAA
- a CDS encoding ABC transporter substrate-binding protein, with protein sequence MKKKLFTGLASAALATTVLAGCSFSSGGSEEASEDQVTVDVFQFKVEFKDQFEELVSMYEEENPDVNINVKTVGGGNDYGQSLKTSFSSGEEPDIFNVGGPTDVDEYEDYLADLSDTEAAGAALEGTLTSVDRDDKILGLPFNQEGYGILYNKEIFEKAGVDPESIKTMDDLEEAVQTIDEQKEDLGIEAPFALPGKEKWVMGNHLANTYLADEFNHSVQEAYEAETVEFAMGDQMKRFLDLQAENSIQPVLSLDYSQQVEEHFSLGNVAMIQQGNWVYNTIESMDPEFAENNVGLLPIPVEGYEGKVPVGVPNYWVVNKESGDEVVQASKDFLDWMYTSEEGKKFVTEQFKFIPAYEGYEDQEIADPISKEIYEYASNGNTLGWVFLGAPTGWTEDALGTAMQSYLGGDITWEEVEKRAIEDWESSRQ encoded by the coding sequence ATGAAGAAAAAATTGTTTACTGGATTAGCTTCTGCTGCGTTAGCAACAACAGTTCTGGCGGGATGTTCTTTTTCTTCCGGAGGTTCTGAAGAAGCATCTGAAGATCAAGTTACAGTAGATGTCTTTCAATTTAAAGTAGAATTTAAGGATCAGTTTGAAGAACTGGTATCCATGTATGAGGAAGAGAATCCTGACGTTAATATAAACGTTAAAACAGTAGGCGGCGGTAATGATTACGGCCAATCTTTAAAGACTTCATTCTCATCTGGTGAAGAGCCTGATATTTTCAACGTAGGCGGCCCTACAGATGTAGACGAATATGAGGATTACTTAGCAGACCTTTCTGACACTGAAGCAGCAGGAGCCGCGCTTGAAGGTACTCTTACTTCAGTTGATAGAGACGATAAGATTCTAGGTCTTCCGTTTAACCAGGAAGGATACGGCATCTTATACAATAAAGAAATATTTGAAAAAGCTGGTGTTGATCCAGAATCTATTAAAACAATGGATGATTTAGAAGAAGCAGTACAAACGATCGATGAGCAGAAAGAAGATTTAGGAATTGAAGCACCATTCGCTCTACCAGGAAAAGAAAAGTGGGTTATGGGTAACCACTTAGCGAACACTTACCTTGCTGATGAGTTTAACCACAGTGTTCAGGAAGCTTATGAAGCAGAAACTGTAGAATTTGCAATGGGCGATCAAATGAAGCGTTTCCTTGATCTTCAAGCAGAAAACTCTATCCAGCCTGTACTTAGCCTGGACTATTCTCAACAAGTAGAAGAACATTTCTCTCTTGGTAACGTAGCAATGATTCAGCAAGGAAACTGGGTGTATAACACGATCGAATCTATGGACCCTGAGTTTGCTGAAAACAATGTAGGACTACTTCCAATTCCTGTTGAAGGATATGAAGGCAAAGTTCCTGTAGGAGTGCCAAACTATTGGGTAGTAAACAAAGAGTCTGGAGATGAAGTTGTGCAAGCAAGTAAAGACTTCTTAGACTGGATGTACACATCTGAAGAAGGCAAGAAGTTTGTAACCGAACAGTTCAAGTTTATCCCTGCTTATGAAGGATATGAAGATCAAGAGATTGCTGATCCAATTTCTAAAGAAATCTATGAATATGCATCTAATGGCAATACATTAGGATGGGTCTTCCTAGGAGCTCCGACTGGCTGGACGGAAGATGCTTTAGGAACTGCGATGCAAAGCTACCTTGGTGGAGATATCACTTGGGAAGAAGTTGAAAAGAGAGCAATTGAAGATTGGGAAAGCTCCCGTCAATAA